The genomic window GAATCACCTTGGCGATTCAATCCGAGGAGGTCTTATTGACGAGCGTTGCGCGAAGCGTCCACGAGCGCCTTGAAGGCTTCGGGTTCGCGGGCGGCGATGTCAGCCAGGACCTTGCGGTTCAGGTCGATGTTCGCGCGCTTCAGACCGTTGATGAAAGTCGAGTAGTTCATGCCGTGCAGGCGGGCGCCCGCGTTGATGCGCTGAATCCACAGGCGGCGGAAGTCGCGCTTCTTGTTGCGGCGGTCACGGTACTCGTAAGTGGCAGCGTTGAGCAGCGTCTGGAAGGCGTTGCGGTACTGCTTAGAGCGGCTGCCCCAGAAGCCCTTGGCGCGCTTGAGGACCTTCTTGTGGCGGCGGCGACGGACAATCCCGGTTTTGGCGCGTGGCATGGTTTATTTCCCCCTCGGGAGCATGAGTTTCATCCGGGCCCATTCGGCTTTGGCGAGCACGAAGCCCTTGCCCTTGCCGCGAATTTCGTCGCCGCTCTTGCCGGTGTTCTGGTGGCGCTTGCCACTCTTGAACGCCATGACCTTGCCGGTGCCGGTGATCTTGATCCGGCGCTTGGCCATCTTGTGAGTCTTCATCTTGGGCATGGAGAGCCCTCCTTCGTAGTCCAGTCGCGCTCCCTGGGGAGGCTTCTGTCTGGGGTTCGGGCCGCTCTCTTGTTGAGAAAGTTCTCAAAGAGCCGTTGGTCGCCCTGCCCCACTTGACCAAGCGAAGATTTTACACGATGAAGCCCTGGCAGAACAAGGGCCGCGGGGTCAGCCGCCGTCAGGCCGGGGGCAGTCCCGCTGCCAGCCCCTCCGGCAGCGCCTTCGCCACGCGCTCCAGCGTCCGGCCCGCCGCCGCCTGCACCATCTTTTCAAAGGCCGCGCCGCCCCAGCCCTCGGCCTCGGGCGTAGCGAGGTGGGCCTGAAACTGAAAGGCGAAGGCCATCTCGCCGCCCTCAGCCGCCGTCGCCTGCCCCGACACCGCGACCCAGGCGCGTTCGCCGGTCAGCGTGAGCGGACGCAACTCGGCGCCCTGCGGCGTGCGGACAATTTCGCTGCGAAAGGGCAGGTCCACCTCGCCCAGCAGCGGCACCGTGACCAGCAGTTCGCCCCAGACCTGCTCGCCGTCCGAGTCCAGCCCGCGCAAAAAGCGCACCCCGGCGAGCGCGGCAGCGGGTTCACGTACGAAGGCGAGCGCCGCCGCCTGCCCGTGGGGGTGGCGCAAGGTAAACGACTGCTCGGCACTCAGAATCACGCCCGCACCTTCAGTCCACCCACTCGATGACGAGCCGCCCGGTTTGTGCCGCTTCCTGCACCTCGGCGTCACCCGCGCTCCGGAGCCGGGGCAGGTGGGCAAAGCGTGGCGTGGCCGAGGCGTAGCCCAGGCGAACCACCACGTTGTCGCTGAGTTCGTCCTTGCCGATGCGCCACACCAGTTGCCCGCCGAGCGCTTCCAGTTGCCGCGAGAGTTCGGGGGGCAGCTCTGCAAAAGCCATGAGCGCCATTGTACGCCCCGCGCCTTCGCTGCCTGCTCTGCTTCTCTTCTGATGCCCGGTGTCCCCTTGACCCCCCGCAGCTCACCCTCTACCCTGACCGCATGAGTGCCTTGATTGCCACCACGACCCCTTGAGGGCGGTGCGTCAGGCAGCCGCCCCGTAGGACATACGCGGGCGGTTTTTTTGTCGTAAGGAGGAGCAAAGATGCGCGTCGCCATTGTGGGAGCCACCGGGGCCGTCGGCCACGAACTGCTGAAGGTGCTTGAAACCTCAAGTCTCGACTTCAGCGAACTGCAACTCTACGCCTCGCCGCGCAGCGCGGGCAGCACGCTGGAGTTTCGCGGGCAGCCGCTGACGGTGCAGGCCACGCCGGACGGCGCCCTGCCCGCCGACCTCGTGCTCGCCTCGGCGGGCGGGTCCATCAGCAAGGAAAAGGCCCCGCGCTGGGTGGAAGGCGGCGCCGTCGTCATCGACAATTCCAGCGCCTTTCGCTACGACGACGACGTGCCGCTCGTCGTGCCCGAGGTCAATGGTGAAGCGGCCCTGGGGCACAAGGGCATTATCGCCAACCCCAACTGCACCACCGCCATCGCCGTGGTCGCCGTCGCGCCGATTCACCGCAAGTACGGCGTCAAGCGCATGATCGTCAGCACCTATCAGGCCACCAGCGGCGCCGGGCAAAAGGGCATGGACGAGCTGCTCACCGAGACGCACAAGGTGCTGCACGGCCAGGACGCGGGCCACCATGAATTCGTTCACCCCATTCCCTTCAACGTGATTCCGCACATCGACGTGTTTCAGGACAACGGCTACACCAAGGAAGAGATGAAGGTGGTCTGGGAGACGCGCAAAATCATGGGCGACGAGAGCTTGCAGATCAGTTGCACGGCAGTCCGTATTCCCACCCTGCGAACCCACAGCGAGGCCATCACGCTGGAGCTGGAGCGGCCTGCTACGCCCGAGGCCATCCGTGAGCTGCTGGCGACGGCGGCGGGTGTGGAGGTGCGCGACGACCCTAGCGCGAAGCTCTACCCCATGCCCCTGACCGCCAGCGGCAAGTACGACGTGGAAGTGGGGCGCATACGCCAGAGCCTCGTGTTCGACGGCGGCATCGAACTGTTCGTGGCGGGCGACCAACTGCTCAAGGGCGCCGCTCTGAACGCCGTGCAGATTGCCGAAGACCTTCAGCGGCGCGGGGGGCTGAAAGTTCAGCGGGGCTAACGCTTACAACATGGGGCCGGGCCGCAGCGTAGGTTGCCGCCTGGCCTCTGGTTGTGGTGGGTCCGCTGACCTTCCGGGCCGCCGGGGGCCGGCTGCTCTACAATGCCCGCCATGAAAACTGACCCCGCAGACCTCACCCTTTTTCTGGCGCAGAGCGTGGTGGATCAGCCCGCGCTGGTGCGCGTGAGTCGGCGTGGCCCGACCGTGCTCGTGCGGGTGGCCCCCGGCGAGGAAGGCCGCTTTATTGGCAGACAGGGCCGGGTGATTCAGGCGATTCGCACCCTGGTTCGGGCCGCCGGCGACCCCCGCGAGCGCGTGAACGTGGACCTCGACGCGCCGCGCAAGGCATGACGCGCCCCGAAGCGAGCGGCCCGCCCGACGCCACGAGACTGGGGCACCTGCTGGGGCCGCACGGCGTGCAGGGCGGCATCAAGCTCTACGTGCTGGGCGACCCGGCGCAGGTGCTGGCGCTGAAACGAGTTTATGTGGAGTCGCGCGGCTGGCTGAGTCTTCGCCGCGCCGAGGGGATGCCCCCGAACCTCGTGTTGTACCTCGCGGGCGTGTCCTCACGCGAGGGAGCCGAAGAATTGCGCGGCCTTCAGGTCTACGCTACCGACGCCGAGCTGCCCGACCTGGAAGAAGGCACGTTCTACTACCACGACCTGCGCGGCCTGGAAGTGTACGGCGCGGGCGGCGAACGCCTCGGCACTGTCAGCGACGTGATGGACGCCGGGCACCAGGACCTGCTGGTGGTGGACTACGGCGGGGGCACGTCGTTCGTGCCGCTGCAAGCGCCTTACGTGGAGGTGCCGCTGGCTGGCGGCAAACCGGGCGCGGTTCACCTGACCGCCGACGCTCCCGCCGGGCTGATCGGGCCGGAGCCCGGCGAAGAAGACGGCGCGGCGGAGTCCTGAGCGAGTGCTGACCTTTTCTTTTTTGACGCTCTTTCCCGAACTGCTCACCCCCTTCGCGCAGGAAGCCATCGTGGGCAAGGCGCGGGAACGGGGTCTGATAGACGTGCGGCTGGTCAACCTGCGCGACTACGCCCAGAACAAGCATCTCAAGGTGGACGACACGCCCTATGGCGGCGGCGCGGGCATGGTCATCCGGGTGGACGTGGCGGCGCGCGCTCTGGACGCCGCGTGTCAGGCGGGGCCGCGGCCCGACGAGGTGATTTTGTTCACCCCAGCGGGCGAGCGCTTTACCCAGCAGGTGGCCGAGGAGCTGGCGAACAAACAGCACCTCGTCTTTCTCTGTGGCCGTTACGAGGGCTTCGACGCGCGGGTCGAGGGACTCGTCACCCGCGAACTGAGCCTCGGCGACTTCGTGATGATGGGCGGCGAGGCGGCGGCGGCCTGCGTGCTCGAAGCGGTGGCCCGGCTGCGGCCCGGCGTGCTCGGCGACGAGGCGTCGCACCAGCAGGACTCCTTTTCCAGCGGTTTGCTCGACTACCCCGAGTACACCCGTCCCCCTGAGTGGGAAGGCCACAGCGTGCCCGACGTGCTGCGCGGCGGCAACCACGCGGCGGTGGCCCGCTGGCGGCGCGACCAGGCGTTGGAACGCACCCTGCGCCGCCGTCCCGACCTGCTGCCCGGCGCCGGCCTGACGCCGCAGGACAGTGCGGCCCTGCTGGCACTGGGCGTGACCCCCGAACAGCTCAGCATCTGGGACGCGCCGCCCCCACCCGCGCCAAAGGTTCGCCGCAAAAAGAAGCCGTCGGCTGAGGACAAGGCCCCGACGGACACTTCTAGCGAGTAAGAATCAGCGCCCAAACAGCAGCGTACTCAGACGACGCCCGCTCAACAGCCGTCCAATCACTGCCGGAATCATCAGCACGACGAGGCCGTAGAGGACCGAGAGCGCGATGGTCAGCCCGACGGGGTCGCTGCGCTCGGGGGCGTACCAGTTTTCCAGCACCTGAAGCAGGAAGGGGTGAATGAGGTACACCTGCAAGCTGACCGTGCCCAGTGTGGCGATCAGGATGCGGAGTGGGTGCGTCGAGCGCTGCCACTGGTAGGCGAGGCCGAGCAGACCCAGGGCCATCAGGGCGCTGTAGCCCCAGCTCAGGGCGTGGTAGGCCACCGAGTCCACCGACTCTCCCAGCATCTGCCGGGTGGTGACCGTCAGGTAGGGCGGAAACA from Deinococcus radiodurans R1 = ATCC 13939 = DSM 20539 includes these protein-coding regions:
- the rplT gene encoding 50S ribosomal protein L20, which codes for MPRAKTGIVRRRRHKKVLKRAKGFWGSRSKQYRNAFQTLLNAATYEYRDRRNKKRDFRRLWIQRINAGARLHGMNYSTFINGLKRANIDLNRKVLADIAAREPEAFKALVDASRNARQ
- the rpmI gene encoding 50S ribosomal protein L35: MPKMKTHKMAKRRIKITGTGKVMAFKSGKRHQNTGKSGDEIRGKGKGFVLAKAEWARMKLMLPRGK
- a CDS encoding DUF3809 domain-containing protein, producing the protein MILSAEQSFTLRHPHGQAAALAFVREPAAALAGVRFLRGLDSDGEQVWGELLVTVPLLGEVDLPFRSEIVRTPQGAELRPLTLTGERAWVAVSGQATAAEGGEMAFAFQFQAHLATPEAEGWGGAAFEKMVQAAAGRTLERVAKALPEGLAAGLPPA
- a CDS encoding DUF3248 domain-containing protein, with the translated sequence MALMAFAELPPELSRQLEALGGQLVWRIGKDELSDNVVVRLGYASATPRFAHLPRLRSAGDAEVQEAAQTGRLVIEWVD
- a CDS encoding aspartate-semialdehyde dehydrogenase; protein product: MRVAIVGATGAVGHELLKVLETSSLDFSELQLYASPRSAGSTLEFRGQPLTVQATPDGALPADLVLASAGGSISKEKAPRWVEGGAVVIDNSSAFRYDDDVPLVVPEVNGEAALGHKGIIANPNCTTAIAVVAVAPIHRKYGVKRMIVSTYQATSGAGQKGMDELLTETHKVLHGQDAGHHEFVHPIPFNVIPHIDVFQDNGYTKEEMKVVWETRKIMGDESLQISCTAVRIPTLRTHSEAITLELERPATPEAIRELLATAAGVEVRDDPSAKLYPMPLTASGKYDVEVGRIRQSLVFDGGIELFVAGDQLLKGAALNAVQIAEDLQRRGGLKVQRG
- a CDS encoding KH domain-containing protein yields the protein MKTDPADLTLFLAQSVVDQPALVRVSRRGPTVLVRVAPGEEGRFIGRQGRVIQAIRTLVRAAGDPRERVNVDLDAPRKA
- the rimM gene encoding ribosome maturation factor RimM (Essential for efficient processing of 16S rRNA), translated to MTRPEASGPPDATRLGHLLGPHGVQGGIKLYVLGDPAQVLALKRVYVESRGWLSLRRAEGMPPNLVLYLAGVSSREGAEELRGLQVYATDAELPDLEEGTFYYHDLRGLEVYGAGGERLGTVSDVMDAGHQDLLVVDYGGGTSFVPLQAPYVEVPLAGGKPGAVHLTADAPAGLIGPEPGEEDGAAES
- the trmD gene encoding tRNA (guanosine(37)-N1)-methyltransferase TrmD, with the protein product MLTFSFLTLFPELLTPFAQEAIVGKARERGLIDVRLVNLRDYAQNKHLKVDDTPYGGGAGMVIRVDVAARALDAACQAGPRPDEVILFTPAGERFTQQVAEELANKQHLVFLCGRYEGFDARVEGLVTRELSLGDFVMMGGEAAAACVLEAVARLRPGVLGDEASHQQDSFSSGLLDYPEYTRPPEWEGHSVPDVLRGGNHAAVARWRRDQALERTLRRRPDLLPGAGLTPQDSAALLALGVTPEQLSIWDAPPPPAPKVRRKKKPSAEDKAPTDTSSE